A genomic region of Megalobrama amblycephala isolate DHTTF-2021 linkage group LG6, ASM1881202v1, whole genome shotgun sequence contains the following coding sequences:
- the LOC125270243 gene encoding toll-like receptor 13, with amino-acid sequence MVLLFSFLMLSLKISCVSSWSAGKCLFYSDAEEFPVAETCAGKTNTASCHHVTDIKEDLRELPSNLQNLCIQMDRDCHGALTPDSFARFVFLDYLEINGCFSEIPPEAFNGLTNVTSLSLTSSGLKGCCEVALDFSHLPSLNTLHLSYYRLSLLAPNVFEMIPHLQKLYLFEMCLKDISEVLCRLANVKSLKVFNLNEQTLNRLQYPNCSVFNTSHGYISTVLNIEEVELYLGILEHVDEGALEVLGNLFVFSLQLSSDLLRVLSLIGVHKINYLIVTVDVLKIDDLCTAAKLYSIESFQVRYETVNLPLTPTNISDGCEDVKTINLKKILLPVNLLDVYSFFQIFRNLTLVNIANHELTPNDFQSLCVSDPQIVKQLFFMFLRSNKIDEIVSYQFMCFTDLETLDLSLNYISNLEDFAFVGLNNLKELYLCSNTLSCIYQHTFSGLNGLMVLDLQENPIIHIESNSFGHLINLSTLLLGDLNFPPDMSPIKLHLSNIFGIIPYNLSNILISSGLRPMQLVIGSNTTLDQALNLHIKGQYVTIEDCNSSLLTSVVTLQIDAAYVSCGNEFIGKYVRSIISLEFNSVFSDDIGDLSVINQLVHLKTLKLANIELTKQPNMAIMFHNLTKLQTLILENCRFFFLDGSLTKDLKALTGLVLILKDNINVLQNLVEHLTSLKYLNLQGLSLYCSCDNAWLLSLVKDNRKVQVHMSNPTMKELQCLSDNGIDHHNFIGYAKENCSFEIEFVFFASTSAFFCIFIIVVLSYKFAGQYIAPFYHITSGWFKEALHGKGKHQYRYDVFVSYSTKDEHWVMEELLPNLERRGPPFLRLCLHSRDFHLGEDIVENITDSIYASRQTLCLISRNYLSSNWCSLEMQLATYRLQVEHRDILILVFLEMIPSRWLSSHHRLARLVKTRTYLDWPQDPEMHEAFWDRLWCKLSSNKAN; translated from the coding sequence ATGGTGCTTCTGTTCTCATTTCTAATGCTATCTCTGAAGATATCATGTGTTTCTTCTTGGTCTGCTGGTAAATGTCTTTTCTACAGTGATGCGGAAGAGTTTCCTGTTGCTGAAACCTGTGCTGGAAAAACAAACACTGCCTCCTGCCATCATGTCACTGACATTAAAGAAGACCTGCGTGAACTTCCATCAAACTTACAGAACCTCTGCATTCAAATGGACCGAGACTGCCACGGTGCCTTGACTCCAGACTCATTCGCACGTTTTGTTTTTCTGGATTACCTTGAAATTAATGGATGTTTTTCAGAGATCCCTCCGGAAGCTTTTAATGGTTTGACAAATGTGACTTCATTAAGTTTAACTAGCTCGGGTTTAAAAGGCTGTTGTGAGGTAGCTCTTGATTTCAGTCACCTTCCATCACTTAACACATTGCATCTTTCATACTATAGATTATCATTATTGgcaccaaatgtttttgaaatgatTCCTCACTTGCAAAAATTATACTTGTTCGAAATGTGTTTGAAGGATATATCTGAGGTTCTGTGTCGACTGGCAAATGTAAAATCACTGAAGGTGTTTAATCTAAATGAACAGACATTAAATAGACTTCAGTACCCAAACTGCTCAGTTTTCAACACTTCTCATGGTTACATATCTACTGTGTTAAATATTGAAGAGGTAGAATTGTATCTGGGAATATTAGAGCATGTAGATGAGGGAGCTTTGGAAGTTTTGGGAAATCTGTTTGTGTTTTCCTTACAGTTGTCCTCTGATTTACTCAGAGTTCTTTCTTTAATTGGAGTACATAAAATCAATTATTTGATTGTCACGGTGGATGTACTTAAAATTGATGACTTGTGTACAGCAGCAAAGTTATATTCGATTGAGTCTTTTCAAGTTCGTTATGAGACTGTTAACTTGCCACTGACTCCTACTAATATCTCAGATGGCTGTGAAGATGTTAAGACAATTAatctcaaaaaaatattattacctGTGAACCTCTTAGATGTATATTCGTTCTTTCAGATTTTCAGGAACCTCACTTTGGTTAACATAGCTAATCATGAGCTCACACCAAATGACTTTCAATCTCTTTGTGTTTCAGATCCACAGATAGTCAAACAGCTTTTCTTTATGTTTCTAAGATCAAATAAGATAGATGAGATAGTTTCATACCAATTTATGTGTTTCACAGATCTTGAAACTCTAGATTTATCCTTAAATTACATTTCTAACTTAGAAGATTTTGCTTTCGTTGGATTGAACAATTTGAAAGAGCTATATCTCTGTAGCAACACGTTATCTTGTATTTATCAACACACATTCAGTGGTTTAAATGGACTAATGGTCCTAGATCTCCAAGAAAATCCTATTATTCATATCGAATCTAATTCATTTGGACATCTTATTAACCTTAGTACACTTCTGCTGGGAGATCTGAACTTCCCACCTGACATGTCACCAATCAAGCTGCATTTATCCAATATATTTGGCATAATTCCATATAATTtgagtaatattttaattagttCAGGCCTGAGACCAATGCAGCTTGTGATCGGGAGTAATACTACACTGGATCAGGCCCTAAACTTGCACATCAAAGGTCAATATGTGACTATTGAGGACTGCAACAGTTCACTCTTGACATCTGTAGTCACACTTCAGATAGATGCAGCATATGTGAGCTGTGGAAATGAATTCATTGGGAAATATGTCAGATCGATCATCAGTCTGGAATTTAACTCCGTGTTCTCAGATGATATTGGAGACTTGTCTGTAATCAATCAGCTTGTTCATTTAAAAACCCTAAAACTGGCAAACATTGAATTGACTAAGCAGCCAAACATGGCCATAATGTTTCATAATCTGACCAAACTCCAGACGCTGATCCTGGAGAACTGCAGATTCTTCTTTCTGGATGGAAGTCTGACCAAAGATTTAAAGGCACTGACAGGTCTAGTGCTCATTCTAAAAGACAACATCAATGTTCTTCAAAACTTGGTGGAACATCTCACTAGTTTGAAATATCTCAATCTTCAGGGCTTGAGTCTGTACTGCAGTTGTGATAATGCGTGGCTGCTCTCATTGGTGAAGGACAACAGGAAGGTGCAGGTTCACATGTCCAACCCCACCATGAAAGAACTGCAGTGTTTGAGTGACAATGGAATTGACCACCACAACTTTATTGGTTATGCTAAGGAGAACTGCTCATTTGAAATCGAATTTGTGTTCTTTGCCTCCACCTCtgcatttttctgtatttttattattgtggtACTGTCATATAAGTTTGCAGGCCAATACATTGCGCCTTTCTATCACATCACCAGTGGATGGTTCAAAGAGGCTTTGCATGGGAAAGGTAAACATCAGTACCGCTATGATGTTTTTGTGTCTTACAGCACTAAAGATGAACACTGGGTCATGGAGGAACTTCTTCCGAACTTAGAGAGGCGCGGCCCTCCGTTTTTGCGTCTCTGTCTGCACAGTCGGGACTTTCATTTGGGAGAAGACATTGTGGAAAACATCACAGACAGCATCTACGCAAGTCGCCAGACTCTTTGTCTCATCAGTCGCAACTACCTCAGTAGCAACTGGTGTTCTTTGGAGATGCAGCTGGCCACCTACAGGCTCCAGGTAGAACACAGGGACATTCTTATCCTGGTCTTCCTAGAAATGATTCCGTCTCGCTGGCTATCCTCCCATCATAGACTGGCCCGGCTGGTAAAAACTAGAACCTATCTAGACTGGCCACAGGACCCAGAGATGCATGAGGCATTCTGGGACAGGTTATGGTGTAAACTCAGCTCCAATAAAGCCAACTAG